A single genomic interval of Lathyrus oleraceus cultivar Zhongwan6 chromosome 7, CAAS_Psat_ZW6_1.0, whole genome shotgun sequence harbors:
- the LOC127103363 gene encoding uncharacterized protein LOC127103363, with product MAFLARGAASLTRISTSASKSPIQLVHRRGLAGAADPHATPKVDIWKDPLSPSKWKEEHFVIASLTGWGVLIYGGYKLFSGGKKEEKLPEAAH from the exons ATGGCCTTTCTCGCGCGCGGAGCCGCATCCCTAACCCGTATTTCTACATCCGCTTCCAAATCTCCGATTCAACTTGTCCACCGCCGCGGCCTTGCCGGAGCTGCAG ATCCTCATGCTACCCCTAAAGTTGACATCTGGAAAGACCCATTAAGCCCTTCAAAATGGAAGGAAGAGCAC TTTGTGATTGCCTCATTAACTGGCTGGGGAGTACTCATCTATGGGGGATACAAGTTATTTTCCGGAGGCAAGAAAGAAGAG AAATTACCTGAAGCGGCACATTGA
- the LOC127103362 gene encoding uncharacterized protein LOC127103362, which yields MGYNKGFHHNGVSQKGRPYLLILLMTFGAALFGVMVLHRFREKRIFNLLVKQKDHQLITLQLLLQKEKDRTKELSRKNQETKAKIYTLSSQKMELARTIAGMKSTMNSLKDEQKLIESAFVEQQHELRRMQKRGSNLERRGFEKIASRENQMKKEAEKKDTLVKTSRLSIYEHPTTIYDQILAENANATAEAQGKTQNDNQEKDENSKYEGDEDRSKLTEFKDGKVTAETQEESKTNDEQEKKNDNPEDNGTAAKDIDAEVLEDKKAIIEEHQRKLEMNTDGERRDFNVKQLSGEKRKQDHLSKTKRKHRRTIVENKLMENNGISESHGEVNMSNRKVYREENNGTVVRDSDEERDGNNQREAESQAKLLKTENHENSEDDSNNQREAESQAKLLKPENHENSEDDSNKTVGKTNLQVTDNGINNYKEEHEDGTVQQNLSRRHINNAEQQKSNIFHEKSEEFEVSDLNKQEKDTGDDGEEDNTDNFLNETQPDFEDESEKEEYKEEIDESEFQSGL from the exons aTGGGTTACAACAAAGGGTTTCATCACAATGGAGTGAGTCAGAAAGGAAGGCCTTATTTGTTGATATTGCTCATGACATTTGGTGCTGCACTTTTTGGTGTTATGGTGCTTCACAGGTTTAGAGAGAAACGCATTTTCAATCTTCTTGTCAAACAGAAAGATCATCAGCTTATTACCCTTCAACTTCTCTTACAG AAGGAAAAAGATCGCACAAAAGAGTTGAGTAGGAAGAACCAAGAGACAAAGGCAAAAATATACACCCTGAGCAGTCAAAAGATGGAGCTTGCTAGAACAATTGCTGGGATGAAATCTACCATGAATTCACTTAAAGATGAGCAGAAACTAATAGAATCCGCGTTCGTGGAACAGCAGCACGAGCTCAGAAGGATGCAGAAAAGAGGGAGTAATTTGGAACGAAGAGGATTTGAAAAGATAGCATCAAGAGAGAATCAGATGAAAAAGGAAGCAGAGAAAAAAGATACCCTAGTTAAGACCAGCAGGTTAAGTATTTATGAACATCCAACAACCATCTATGATCAAATTCTGGCAGAGAATGCAAATGCAACGGCGGAAGCACAGGGTAAAACTCAGAATGATAATCAAGAAAAAGATGAAAATTCCAAATATGAAGGTGATGAAGATAGAAGCAAATTAACCGAGTTCAAAGATGGGAAGGTAACAGCTGAAACGCAAGAAGAAAGTAAGACTAATGATGAGCAGGAAAAGAAAAATGACAACCCTGAAGATAATGGTACCGCTGCAAAAGATATTGATGCTGAAGTGTTGGAGGATAAGAAAGCAATCATAGAAGAGCATCAAAGAAAACTCGAGATGAACACAGATGGTGAAAGACGAGATTTCAATGTGAAGCAGTTGTCTGGAGAGAAGAGGAAACAAGATCATTTAAGTAAAACAAAAAGGAAGCACCGGAGAACCATCGTTGAGAATAAGTTAATGGAGAATAATGGGATTTCTGAAAGTCATGGAGAGGTAAACATGAGCAACAGAAAGGTTTACAGAGAGGAGAACAATGGAACAGTTGTAAGAGACTCTGATGAGGAAAGGGACGGCAATAACCAAAGAGAAGCTGAGTCACAGGCAAAATTGTTGAAGACTGAAAACCATGAAAACAGTGAAGATGACAGCAATAACCAACGAGAAGCCGAATCACAGGCGAAATTGTTGAAGCCTGAAAACCATGAAAACAGTGAAGATGACAGCAACAAAACAGTGGGTAAGACTAATCTGCAGGTGACAGACAATGGAATCAATAATTACAAAGAAGAGCATGAAGATGGTACTGTCCAACAAAACTTGAGCAGGAGGCATATCAATAATGCTGAACAACAGAAATCCAATATATTCCATGAAAAGTCAGAAGAATTTGAAGTTTCAGATTTGAATAAGCAAGAGAAAGATACAGGGGATGATGGCGAGGAGGATAATACCGACAATTTCCTCAACGAAACTCAACCTGATTTTGAAGATGAAAGTGAGAAAGAAGAGTACAAGGAGGAAATAGACGAATCGGAGTTCCAGAGTGGTTTGTAA